The Deltaproteobacteria bacterium genome has a segment encoding these proteins:
- a CDS encoding aspartate aminotransferase family protein, whose amino-acid sequence MDKETFLKHGHAFVDWIGQYMDHIEDFPVMAQVAPGQIAGQLPQTPPGEPEEMETIFNDFKEIILPGMTHWQHPSFFAYFPANSSAPSMLAEFLTAALGAQCMVWQTSPAATELEEVVMDWLRQMLGLPEDFSGVIQDTASTSTLTALLCARERSTDFAINTLGFKDGSAQNLIVYASEEVHSSIEKGVKIAGFGKNNLCLIPAGPDLAMLPEELEKAIEADRQAGRLPCCAVATVGTTSSTAMDPLRTIGEICERHGLWLHVDAAMAGSAAILPEMRYLLDGVEYADSFVFNPHKWLFTNFDCSAYFVKDVHALTSTFEILPEYLKTDLDRLVKNFRDWGIPLGRRFRALKLWFVLRHFGIKGLQEKIRSHIEYAKEFASWIEQNPVFELMAPVPINLVCFRYYPPDRSLSEEELEKINKALMDELNRSGKLFLTHTKLKGKFTLRLCIGQTQTTQRHVRMAWESIQATAVKL is encoded by the coding sequence ATGGACAAGGAAACATTCTTAAAACACGGCCATGCCTTTGTGGACTGGATCGGGCAGTACATGGATCATATCGAGGACTTTCCTGTCATGGCCCAGGTGGCGCCCGGCCAGATCGCGGGCCAGTTGCCCCAAACCCCTCCGGGGGAGCCTGAAGAAATGGAGACCATTTTCAACGACTTCAAAGAGATCATCCTGCCTGGTATGACCCACTGGCAGCACCCCTCTTTTTTCGCCTATTTCCCGGCCAATTCCAGCGCGCCTTCCATGCTGGCTGAGTTCCTGACCGCGGCCTTAGGCGCGCAGTGCATGGTCTGGCAGACCTCTCCAGCGGCCACGGAGCTCGAAGAGGTGGTCATGGACTGGCTGCGTCAGATGTTAGGGCTGCCCGAGGATTTTAGCGGCGTGATCCAGGACACGGCCTCGACTTCGACCCTGACCGCCCTGCTCTGCGCGCGCGAACGATCAACCGACTTTGCCATAAACACGCTCGGTTTTAAGGATGGAAGCGCGCAGAACCTTATCGTCTATGCCTCGGAAGAGGTTCATTCTTCGATTGAAAAAGGGGTCAAGATCGCCGGGTTTGGTAAGAACAACCTCTGCCTCATTCCTGCCGGGCCTGACCTGGCCATGCTGCCAGAGGAACTGGAAAAGGCCATTGAAGCTGACCGGCAGGCCGGCCGCCTGCCTTGCTGCGCGGTGGCAACAGTAGGTACCACCTCTTCCACGGCCATGGACCCCTTGAGGACGATTGGCGAGATCTGCGAACGTCACGGCCTCTGGCTCCACGTGGACGCGGCTATGGCCGGGAGCGCGGCCATCCTGCCAGAGATGCGCTATCTCCTGGACGGCGTGGAGTATGCCGATTCGTTTGTCTTTAACCCGCATAAATGGCTCTTCACGAACTTTGACTGCTCAGCCTACTTTGTCAAAGACGTTCACGCCCTGACCTCGACCTTCGAAATTCTGCCCGAGTACCTCAAGACCGATCTGGATCGCCTCGTCAAAAATTTCCGGGACTGGGGCATCCCGCTGGGGCGTCGTTTTCGCGCCTTGAAACTGTGGTTCGTGCTTCGGCATTTCGGAATCAAGGGGCTTCAAGAAAAAATTCGATCCCACATCGAGTACGCCAAAGAATTCGCTTCATGGATCGAGCAAAACCCGGTCTTTGAACTCATGGCCCCGGTCCCCATCAACCTCGTCTGTTTCCGGTACTATCCTCCAGACCGCAGTTTGAGCGAAGAGGAGCTTGAAAAAATAAACAAAGCCCTCATGGATGAACTGAATCGCTCAGGCAAGCTGTTTCTGACTCACACCAAATTGAAGGGGAAGTTCACCCTGCGCCTTTGCATCGGGCAGACCCAGACGACCCAAAGGCACGTCAGGATGGCCTGGGAAAGCATTCAGGCGACCGCGGTGAAATTATGA
- a CDS encoding transposase — protein sequence MPEYRRAKEPGATYFFTVVTFERQKFLCEPESRNILRSAIKKVKGTYPFLIEAWVLLPEHLHCIWTLPEGDSDYSTRWAVIKKEFTKRITRIKTNALGDIEITNSRKRRRESRIWQRRFWEHMIRDQDDFNQHIDYIHYNPVKHLLVKEPRQWPFSTFHGFVKSGLYPEDWGTHISDTVKGMDME from the coding sequence ATGCCTGAATATCGTCGAGCCAAAGAACCTGGAGCAACCTATTTCTTCACTGTCGTAACATTCGAACGACAAAAATTCTTATGTGAGCCCGAATCACGAAATATCTTGCGGTCAGCGATTAAAAAGGTCAAAGGCACTTATCCTTTTCTCATTGAAGCGTGGGTATTGTTACCAGAGCACCTTCATTGTATCTGGACCTTACCCGAAGGCGATAGCGATTACTCTACACGCTGGGCTGTAATAAAGAAGGAATTCACAAAAAGGATCACCCGAATAAAAACCAATGCATTAGGTGATATAGAAATTACAAATTCTCGAAAAAGGCGAAGAGAATCTCGGATATGGCAGCGAAGGTTTTGGGAGCATATGATTCGGGATCAAGACGATTTCAACCAGCATATTGATTACATTCATTATAATCCGGTAAAACACTTGCTGGTCAAAGAGCCGAGACAATGGCCGTTTAGCACATTCCATGGTTTTGTAAAATCCGGCCTATACCCTGAAGACTGGGGAACTCATATATCGGACACGGTTAAAGGCATGGATATGGAGTAA
- a CDS encoding citrate synthase — translation MGETADLIIDGQTFKLPLITGSEGERAIDISRLRRETGLVTLDHGLVNTATCRSQITFVDGEKGILRYRGIPIESLAEGSTFVETAYLLINGELPAQKQLNRFSVLLNDHSLVHEDMRAFFEKYPRWAHPMGILSSMVNALRAFYPEIPERTDEEETNVTVTRLLSKVRTMAAMSFRISRGHKLVYPRHNLSYPANFLNMMFDTPVRPYIIDEDVVAALNVFWILHADHEQNCSTAAVRLVGSARVNLYAAVSAGICALWGPLHGGANQAVIEMLNQIYENGGDPAPFIARARDRDDPFRLMGFGHRVYKTYDPRARIMKRVCDRVLQKQNQEDPLLNIALKLEETALTDQYFLDHDLYPNLDFYSGIFLRAIGIPLNMFTVMFAIGRLPGWISQWKESIEDPDWKLHRPRQIYNGLNERDYIPMEKRG, via the coding sequence ATGGGAGAAACCGCAGACCTCATCATAGATGGGCAGACCTTTAAGCTGCCCCTTATCACCGGGTCGGAAGGGGAAAGGGCCATTGATATTTCCAGGCTGCGCCGGGAAACCGGCCTGGTGACCCTGGACCACGGCCTTGTAAATACGGCCACCTGCCGCAGCCAGATTACTTTTGTGGACGGGGAGAAGGGGATTCTGCGGTACCGGGGCATTCCCATTGAGTCGCTGGCCGAGGGTTCCACCTTTGTCGAAACGGCCTACCTCCTGATCAACGGCGAGCTGCCCGCACAAAAACAGCTCAACCGCTTCTCAGTCCTGCTCAATGATCATTCCCTGGTTCATGAAGACATGCGGGCCTTTTTTGAAAAATATCCCAGGTGGGCCCATCCCATGGGGATTCTCTCCTCCATGGTCAACGCCCTCCGAGCCTTTTACCCTGAGATTCCCGAAAGGACGGACGAGGAGGAGACTAACGTCACGGTCACCAGGCTTCTGTCCAAGGTCAGAACCATGGCGGCCATGTCCTTTAGGATTTCCCGGGGCCATAAGCTCGTCTATCCAAGGCACAATCTCAGCTACCCGGCCAACTTCCTGAACATGATGTTCGATACACCGGTGCGGCCTTACATTATTGACGAAGACGTTGTCGCGGCCCTGAACGTCTTCTGGATCCTGCATGCCGATCATGAGCAGAATTGCTCCACCGCGGCCGTGCGCCTGGTCGGAAGCGCCAGGGTCAATCTTTACGCGGCCGTCTCGGCCGGGATATGCGCCCTCTGGGGCCCCCTGCACGGCGGCGCCAACCAGGCTGTCATTGAAATGCTCAATCAAATTTATGAAAACGGCGGCGATCCAGCCCCTTTCATCGCCCGGGCCAGGGACAGGGACGATCCTTTTCGGCTCATGGGTTTTGGCCACCGGGTTTACAAGACCTATGACCCCAGGGCCAGGATTATGAAGCGCGTTTGCGACCGGGTGCTTCAGAAACAGAACCAGGAGGACCCCCTGCTGAACATCGCCCTGAAACTGGAAGAGACGGCCCTGACAGACCAATACTTCCTCGACCACGATCTGTATCCGAACCTGGATTTTTACAGCGGCATCTTTCTGAGGGCCATCGGGATTCCGCTCAACATGTTCACGGTCATGTTCGCCATCGGACGCCTGCCCGGATGGATCAGCCAGTGGAAGGAGAGTATCGAAGACCCTGACTGGAAACTCCACCGCCCCCGCCAGATATACAACGGACTGAATGAGAGAGATTACATTCCTATGGAAAAGAGGGGCTAA
- a CDS encoding P-II family nitrogen regulator, translating into MSVSSFHTLTYSVEAEKVDEIVSAIQKTAYTGKIGDGKIFVLTVEKAIRIRTGEQGRDAI; encoded by the coding sequence CTGAGTGTCAGCTCGTTTCACACCCTGACTTACAGCGTCGAAGCCGAAAAGGTGGATGAAATTGTATCCGCCATTCAAAAAACGGCGTATACTGGTAAAATCGGGGATGGTAAGATTTTCGTCCTGACCGTGGAAAAGGCGATTCGTATCCGGACCGGGGAACAAGGCCGGGACGCCATTTGA
- the tadA gene encoding Flp pilus assembly complex ATPase component TadA translates to MSGNCKIVTIASGKGGVGKTNIALNLALAFQDEKQNVCLLDADLGLANVDVLLGIASDYSLIDFITGQCSLEDATVTGPGSLKIIPGGSALEQVPRLKEEEKNRLSELLHHLQDYDAVVIDAPAGISDQILSFLKAADFPVLVMTGEPTSLTDAYSLLKILHGQGSKKPVSILINQAKSIDHAKKIYRKFRDAVAKYLQAPINSIGYVLDDPRVPEAVVNQVPFFNLFPDSPASLCLKRIAKYLCSSAAGSEGLEKFELLFFSQREAAEEEKLPEIQPVASQPEADVGDPEDFSMDVGLASDIVRLLVNENLLSLSQVNYAHRVQERMDNAESFLDVLKELGYIREEQLKETLLKHRSGIRLGSLLVELGYISEQQLAVGLHKQQQAKNEGKTQKRLGELLVENNYISEYDLAQVLSLHLGYSYVDLEPGMLDSSLMSQGSKELFGNHSFLPLEKDSGSVKIAISDPLNTAAMKAAEKLFGPNLIPLIASDISIKRTLAAFESLDDTQGQVETDQTETVKIVDQLIQEALRKNASDIHIEPMKNRVRVRLRRDGTLVHYTDLSKEQEPGIINRIKVMAGANIAEKRRHQDGRILLPSSQYGSEIDLRISFYVTLFGEKVVMRILSKKAELMKISDLGISPKMLDRFREEALDLPTGVILLTGPTGAGKTTSLYAAINYCNNVDTNIITAEEPVEYVIDGISQCSINPKIGITFEETLRHILRQDPDIIVLGEIRDRFSAESAIQAALTGHKVLTTFHTEDTIGGLLRLINMEIETFLISSTVVSVVAQRLLKKLCPFCKEKYVPSPRDLRRLKYDSTALNRYEFQVGAGCEHCDFTGYRGRIGVFELLVLNEYVKDAILSRKTSYEIRRISMETTGLVTLLEDGLAKAVQGTTSLQEVIRNLPTLEPPRPLDQIHRLIGEGA, encoded by the coding sequence GTGAGCGGGAACTGTAAGATTGTCACCATTGCCAGCGGCAAGGGCGGTGTGGGCAAGACCAATATAGCCTTGAACCTGGCCCTGGCCTTTCAGGATGAGAAGCAGAATGTCTGTCTGCTTGACGCTGATCTCGGGCTGGCCAATGTGGACGTGCTCCTGGGCATCGCGTCAGATTATTCCCTGATAGATTTTATTACCGGGCAGTGCTCCCTGGAAGACGCGACCGTGACTGGCCCGGGGTCTTTGAAGATAATCCCCGGCGGTTCAGCGCTGGAACAGGTGCCTCGCCTCAAGGAGGAGGAAAAAAACAGGCTCTCCGAGCTCCTGCATCATCTCCAGGATTACGACGCCGTGGTCATTGACGCACCGGCCGGTATTTCCGACCAGATTCTAAGCTTTCTCAAAGCCGCTGATTTCCCGGTTCTGGTGATGACCGGGGAACCCACCTCCCTGACTGACGCTTACTCTCTTTTGAAAATCCTCCATGGCCAAGGCAGCAAGAAGCCAGTCAGTATTCTTATCAATCAAGCCAAGTCAATAGACCACGCTAAAAAGATTTATCGGAAGTTCAGGGATGCGGTCGCCAAGTATCTTCAAGCTCCGATAAATTCAATCGGGTATGTCCTGGACGATCCCAGGGTGCCGGAGGCGGTCGTGAACCAGGTGCCTTTTTTCAATCTTTTCCCGGACTCCCCGGCCAGCCTTTGCTTGAAACGCATTGCCAAATATCTTTGTTCGAGTGCTGCCGGTTCGGAAGGGCTGGAGAAATTCGAGCTTCTTTTCTTTTCCCAAAGGGAGGCGGCAGAAGAAGAGAAACTGCCAGAGATTCAGCCGGTTGCCTCACAACCTGAGGCTGATGTCGGCGATCCTGAGGATTTTTCGATGGACGTGGGGCTTGCCAGTGACATCGTTCGTCTCCTTGTCAACGAAAACCTCCTTTCCCTCTCCCAGGTGAATTATGCGCACCGGGTGCAGGAAAGGATGGACAACGCCGAGTCGTTTCTCGATGTGCTCAAGGAGCTGGGCTACATCCGTGAAGAGCAATTAAAGGAAACCCTTTTAAAGCACCGCAGCGGCATTCGCCTGGGCTCGCTGCTCGTGGAGCTCGGTTACATCTCCGAACAGCAGCTGGCCGTGGGCTTACACAAACAGCAACAAGCTAAAAATGAAGGCAAAACCCAGAAGCGCCTGGGCGAGCTCCTGGTTGAAAATAACTACATCTCTGAATACGATCTCGCCCAGGTGCTCTCCCTGCATCTCGGCTACTCCTATGTGGATCTGGAGCCAGGGATGCTTGACTCATCGCTAATGAGCCAGGGTTCTAAGGAACTGTTTGGAAACCACAGCTTCCTGCCTCTTGAGAAAGACAGCGGTTCCGTGAAAATAGCCATTTCCGACCCGCTCAATACCGCGGCCATGAAAGCGGCCGAAAAACTATTCGGACCCAACCTAATTCCTTTGATCGCTTCAGACATCTCTATTAAGCGGACCCTGGCGGCCTTTGAGTCTCTGGACGATACTCAGGGTCAGGTCGAAACCGATCAAACCGAGACTGTAAAGATCGTGGATCAGCTCATACAGGAAGCCTTACGGAAAAATGCGAGCGACATACACATCGAGCCCATGAAAAACAGGGTTCGGGTCCGACTGCGCCGGGACGGCACCCTTGTCCACTACACCGATCTCTCCAAGGAGCAGGAACCGGGCATTATCAATCGTATCAAAGTCATGGCCGGGGCCAATATTGCTGAAAAACGCCGCCACCAGGACGGCCGCATCTTACTGCCTTCTTCCCAGTATGGCAGCGAGATTGATCTGCGCATCTCTTTTTACGTCACGCTTTTCGGCGAAAAGGTGGTCATGCGCATTCTGAGCAAAAAAGCCGAACTCATGAAAATTTCCGACCTCGGCATATCCCCCAAGATGCTTGACCGTTTCAGAGAAGAGGCCCTGGACCTGCCCACCGGCGTCATCCTGCTCACCGGGCCTACCGGGGCCGGGAAGACAACCAGCCTGTATGCGGCCATCAATTACTGCAACAACGTGGACACCAACATCATCACAGCGGAAGAGCCGGTGGAGTATGTTATAGACGGCATATCCCAGTGTTCCATCAACCCCAAGATCGGCATAACCTTTGAAGAGACATTGAGGCACATCCTGCGGCAGGACCCGGACATTATCGTGCTCGGGGAAATCCGGGACAGGTTCTCCGCCGAAAGCGCCATTCAGGCGGCCCTGACCGGCCATAAGGTCCTGACGACCTTCCATACCGAAGACACCATCGGCGGCCTCCTTCGCCTTATAAACATGGAAATCGAAACCTTTCTGATTTCTTCGACCGTGGTGAGCGTGGTGGCTCAAAGGCTGCTCAAAAAACTCTGCCCCTTTTGCAAGGAAAAATATGTTCCCTCCCCCAGGGACCTGAGGCGGCTGAAATACGATTCCACCGCGCTCAACAGGTATGAGTTCCAGGTCGGCGCCGGGTGCGAGCATTGTGACTTTACGGGATACCGGGGCCGCATCGGCGTGTTTGAGCTTCTGGTTCTGAACGAGTATGTCAAAGACGCCATTTTAAGCCGCAAGACCTCTTACGAGATCAGACGCATCAGCATGGAGACCACGGGTCTGGTGACCCTGCTGGAAGACGGACTGGCCAAGGCCGTCCAGGGAACCACCAGCCTCCAGGAAGTAATCCGAAATCTCCCCACTCTGGAACCGCCCAGGCCTCTGGACCAAATCCACCGGCTGATCGGGGAGGGCGCATGA
- a CDS encoding HDOD domain-containing protein, giving the protein MKERPLIQLIEEALDSDELELPVFSKTVLELQELMKEDNYGLSDVARIIEKDQALTSQTLKAANTAYYTGLQPAKTIKDAAVRLGAKSVISMVTLTSQKQLYHSQVKEFNQMMRALWNHALGTATAARWLSINLGFQHVAEESLIAGLLHDIGKLILLKAIESLLLSETISKETSLVLIYDIIDTFHTDHGERFMKILNMPETYCQVASRHHDPEVNAENIILNIVRLSNLTCHKLGIGPKHSPELMLSTTPESINLMAKDLLLAELQVELEEKLGSLDKSL; this is encoded by the coding sequence ATGAAGGAAAGGCCTTTAATCCAGCTTATTGAAGAAGCGCTTGACAGCGACGAGTTAGAACTGCCTGTTTTCAGCAAAACCGTGCTGGAACTGCAGGAGCTCATGAAAGAGGACAACTACGGACTGAGCGATGTAGCCAGGATTATCGAGAAAGACCAGGCCCTCACCTCCCAGACCCTCAAGGCCGCCAACACCGCCTACTATACCGGTCTGCAGCCGGCCAAGACCATCAAGGACGCCGCGGTGCGGCTCGGAGCGAAAAGTGTCATCAGCATGGTCACACTGACGTCGCAAAAACAGCTCTATCACTCCCAGGTCAAGGAATTCAACCAGATGATGAGAGCCTTATGGAACCATGCCTTGGGGACCGCCACGGCCGCGCGATGGCTTTCCATAAATCTGGGCTTCCAGCACGTGGCTGAGGAAAGTCTGATCGCAGGCCTGCTCCATGACATCGGGAAACTCATTCTCTTAAAGGCTATCGAAAGCTTATTACTGTCAGAGACGATCTCAAAAGAGACCTCACTGGTTCTGATCTATGACATCATTGATACGTTTCATACCGATCACGGCGAACGATTCATGAAGATTCTTAATATGCCCGAGACATATTGCCAGGTCGCCAGCAGGCATCATGACCCGGAAGTAAACGCTGAAAATATTATTTTAAATATTGTGAGATTGAGTAATCTCACGTGCCATAAACTTGGCATCGGCCCCAAACACAGTCCGGAACTCATGCTCTCCACCACACCCGAATCAATAAATCTCATGGCCAAGGATCTTCTCCTGGCTGAGCTGCAGGTGGAGCTGGAAGAAAAATTAGGTTCGCTGGATAAATCATTATAG